A single genomic interval of Pyruvatibacter sp. HU-CL02332 harbors:
- a CDS encoding ATP-binding cassette domain-containing protein encodes MAEHENIIQVRNLRNQFGSQVIHDQLALDVRRGEVLGVVGGSGTGKSVLLRTIVGLKRPDAGTVRVFGQDVASLEGDARKAVEQRWGVAFQDGALFSALTVAQNVQVPMREHLDLPQKLMDELAAEKIAMVGLPPSAGPKHPSELSGGMRKRAALARALALDPEIVFLDEPTAGLDPIGAADYDGLIRQLKDALGLTVFMVTHDLDSLYAICDRVAVLAERRVMVIGPISEVSTHSDAWIQEYFQGPRSRAAAGAVARATS; translated from the coding sequence ATGGCGGAGCATGAAAACATCATTCAGGTCCGCAATCTGCGCAATCAGTTCGGCAGCCAGGTCATTCATGACCAGCTCGCTTTGGATGTGCGCAGGGGCGAAGTACTGGGAGTTGTGGGCGGATCAGGTACGGGTAAATCCGTCCTGCTGCGGACGATTGTGGGTCTCAAACGACCTGATGCCGGCACGGTGCGGGTGTTTGGTCAGGATGTGGCATCGCTTGAGGGTGACGCACGTAAAGCGGTTGAGCAGCGCTGGGGCGTCGCGTTTCAGGATGGTGCCCTGTTTTCCGCGCTGACAGTGGCGCAGAACGTTCAGGTGCCCATGCGCGAGCATCTCGATTTGCCGCAGAAGCTGATGGATGAACTGGCGGCTGAGAAGATAGCCATGGTGGGGTTGCCCCCGTCTGCAGGGCCAAAGCACCCCAGTGAACTGTCAGGGGGCATGCGCAAGCGCGCGGCGCTGGCACGGGCGCTGGCGCTAGATCCGGAGATTGTGTTTCTGGATGAGCCGACGGCAGGCCTCGACCCCATTGGTGCCGCGGACTACGACGGGTTGATCCGCCAACTGAAGGATGCGCTGGGGCTGACGGTCTTCATGGTAACCCATGATCTGGACAGTCTTTACGCTATTTGTGACCGTGTGGCGGTGCTGGCGGAACGGCGTGTTATGGTGATCGGCCCCATAAGTGAGGTATCAACGCATTCAGATGCGTGGATACAGGAGTATTTTCAGGGGCCCAGGTCCCGGGCGGCAGCTGGTGCTGTGGCCAGAGCAACGTCTTAG
- a CDS encoding MlaE family lipid ABC transporter permease subunit → MTSGLARFETQETADGGQINLSGPWTVRNVGEHDAALRAIASSVSNTPRHMQGRVVIDLSEVTTLDTAGAWIVHRTQRDLTDAGADVQISGANATQSGLIELARESDQPCDVEPDRGTVLEAIAERMGRAVVMLVSEFLAMLNMVGLVMAVIGRIIVRPRTLRLTSVVSQMERVGLDAVPIVALLTFLIGAVLAQQGASQLKLFGAEVYTVNLVAISMLRELAVLITAIIVAGRSGSAFTAEIGSMKVREEIDAMRTLGMDPIAVLVAPRVIALVLMLPVLTFIADIMGLLGGGVVTYFALDISPQIYLQRVDVAVASNTFFVGLIKAPFLAIAIAVIGCLEGMRVTGSAESVGERTTSSVVKAIFTVIVLNALFAIFFTAVGY, encoded by the coding sequence TTGACCAGCGGGCTTGCGCGGTTTGAAACGCAGGAAACTGCCGATGGCGGACAGATAAACCTGTCCGGTCCATGGACCGTGCGCAATGTCGGTGAGCACGATGCGGCGCTGCGCGCGATTGCCAGCTCCGTTTCCAATACACCGCGTCATATGCAGGGACGTGTGGTGATCGATCTTTCCGAGGTCACCACCCTTGATACCGCCGGCGCCTGGATCGTTCATCGTACCCAGCGCGATCTGACTGACGCTGGAGCTGACGTGCAGATCAGCGGGGCCAATGCCACTCAATCGGGCCTGATTGAGCTGGCGCGAGAAAGCGACCAGCCTTGCGATGTGGAGCCTGATCGCGGAACGGTTTTGGAAGCCATTGCAGAGCGCATGGGCCGTGCCGTTGTAATGCTTGTCAGCGAATTTTTGGCAATGCTCAACATGGTGGGTCTGGTGATGGCTGTCATCGGACGGATCATCGTCCGACCACGGACGCTGCGGCTCACCTCAGTTGTAAGCCAGATGGAGCGTGTGGGGCTCGACGCTGTTCCGATTGTGGCGCTGCTGACCTTCCTAATCGGAGCGGTCCTTGCGCAGCAGGGGGCATCGCAGCTGAAACTGTTTGGTGCCGAGGTCTATACGGTCAATCTGGTCGCCATCTCGATGCTGCGTGAACTGGCTGTGCTGATCACCGCCATCATTGTTGCCGGTCGGTCGGGCAGTGCCTTCACTGCTGAAATCGGCTCGATGAAGGTGCGAGAAGAGATTGATGCCATGCGAACGCTGGGCATGGATCCGATTGCTGTTCTGGTTGCGCCCAGGGTGATTGCACTGGTGCTGATGCTGCCGGTGCTCACCTTTATCGCTGACATCATGGGTCTCCTTGGAGGCGGAGTGGTGACCTATTTTGCGCTTGATATCTCGCCGCAGATCTATCTGCAGCGCGTTGATGTGGCCGTGGCCTCGAACACGTTTTTTGTTGGTCTCATCAAGGCACCATTCCTGGCCATTGCCATTGCTGTCATCGGCTGCCTTGAAGGTATGCGGGTAACGGGCAGTGCTGAATCCGTGGGTGAGCGGACGACATCTTCCGTGGTGAAAGCGATCTTTACGGTCATCGTGCTCAACGCCCTGTTCGCCATCTTCTTTACAGCGGTTGGGTATTGA
- a CDS encoding cytochrome c family protein codes for MLKSTKTLAAVAAFAFTAAIATTAQIAPATAEDAAAADTQIVGDPKKGKRVFNRCKACHTVEEGGPNRVGPNLYGIVGAEFGHLEGYNYSPNLLELKAEGKIWDEATLSAYLKQPKDVIPKGTMSFVGLPKEKDRAHVIAYLATFGGPEAAPEAADPAP; via the coding sequence ATGCTGAAATCCACCAAAACACTCGCCGCAGTTGCTGCTTTTGCCTTCACAGCAGCCATTGCAACCACCGCTCAGATTGCACCGGCAACGGCCGAAGATGCCGCTGCTGCGGACACGCAGATCGTCGGAGATCCCAAAAAAGGCAAGCGCGTGTTCAATCGCTGCAAGGCCTGCCACACCGTTGAAGAAGGCGGCCCAAACCGGGTTGGCCCGAACCTGTACGGCATTGTCGGCGCGGAATTTGGTCACCTTGAAGGCTACAATTACTCACCAAATCTGCTGGAATTGAAGGCTGAAGGCAAAATCTGGGACGAAGCCACGCTTAGTGCCTACCTCAAGCAGCCAAAAGACGTCATTCCCAAGGGAACCATGTCATTTGTAGGCCTGCCAAAGGAAAAAGACCGCGCCCATGTCATCGCCTATCTGGCGACATTCGGCGGTCCCGAAGCAGCACCTGAGGCAGCCGACCCTGCTCCATAA
- a CDS encoding adenylate/guanylate cyclase domain-containing protein — protein MKTIQLLRRLAAALAGLALAGWLVLMQYDPASIATSVRLSVFDYYQNAAPRAYRDPSISSGTGVIYVDVDRASLQLIGPWPWPRTRFATLTDKAFSLGARAVVFEPPFEWPDATSPAEAVQEWLANPELDMDQIARLQEAAGGLPDNDSVLANAISRGPVVTAFSLTDESNSLVPVRKAPVSARGGDIAQFIPERAGMSPSLKSLEDVASGNGARTLSSGPGNDGVIRQVPLLQRVSGNIVPSLSVEAVRVAEGARGILSFVTKPDANLEFGRRPGVQRIVVGNKEFPTDPDGGLWLHYTKDEPTRHLPAWKVLGDHPDSDRLKGAIVFVSATVQGAEAFVETPIGKMPRVEAHVQMLEQMLLGHYLWRPDWALPAEQVYLLVTGVALLALLITAGTIWAALFGVLAIGSVLWGGWFAFTSKLWLIDPALPVTGLIIVFLIGSTMNLMRRNATERFIRSQFSDRLSPKHINTLVRNPEAAAPSGRGSMVTALSADVRAFHRVAEPFGEDAKSLASLVNNIHEPLTRCVLRHDGMVDRFVGGGINALWNAPLERTDHTIQAGHAALRMVAELEPVNRDLEREAQRAHRPFIPVSMSIGIERGMAVVGNLGAEKVYDFSGIGGAVNEAQLLQRLSRQYGPAIIVGADARDEIKDKFALLEIDQLRLDGRIGPWRVYALLGDPIMGASPKFKALDEAHNALFKAYRAREWNTARQISAQCRKLSGAIPTLYDLYDERIKRLETNPPADDWDGVHEIADLLSPAKSKVSIGKPEPAELGEAQV, from the coding sequence ATGAAGACGATACAGCTATTGCGACGCCTGGCGGCGGCGTTGGCGGGGCTTGCCCTCGCCGGCTGGCTTGTGCTCATGCAATACGACCCGGCCAGCATCGCCACATCGGTTCGTCTGTCCGTCTTTGACTACTATCAAAATGCGGCCCCACGCGCCTATCGCGATCCGTCCATCTCGAGCGGTACCGGCGTCATCTATGTTGATGTGGACCGCGCCAGCCTGCAGCTCATCGGCCCCTGGCCCTGGCCGCGGACGCGCTTTGCAACGCTGACGGACAAGGCCTTTTCCCTTGGCGCACGCGCTGTTGTGTTCGAGCCCCCATTTGAGTGGCCGGACGCAACCTCTCCCGCAGAAGCAGTCCAGGAGTGGCTGGCCAATCCGGAACTGGACATGGATCAGATCGCCCGTCTGCAGGAAGCAGCAGGCGGCCTGCCCGACAATGACAGCGTTTTGGCCAATGCCATTTCCCGCGGCCCCGTCGTCACGGCATTCTCCTTGACCGACGAATCCAATTCTCTGGTTCCCGTGCGCAAGGCGCCCGTATCAGCCCGTGGCGGAGACATCGCTCAGTTCATTCCAGAGCGCGCCGGCATGTCCCCCAGCCTCAAATCGCTGGAGGATGTGGCATCAGGCAATGGTGCGCGCACGCTCTCCTCGGGCCCGGGCAATGACGGCGTCATCCGTCAGGTGCCGCTTTTGCAGCGCGTCTCAGGGAACATCGTCCCAAGCCTTTCGGTTGAAGCTGTTCGTGTCGCCGAGGGCGCACGCGGCATCCTGAGCTTTGTCACCAAACCAGATGCAAATCTTGAATTTGGCCGTCGCCCCGGCGTGCAGCGCATTGTCGTCGGCAACAAGGAATTTCCAACCGATCCCGATGGCGGTCTGTGGCTGCACTACACAAAGGACGAACCGACCCGACACCTGCCCGCATGGAAGGTCCTTGGGGATCACCCAGACTCTGATCGCCTCAAGGGGGCCATCGTCTTTGTCAGCGCCACCGTGCAGGGTGCGGAAGCCTTTGTAGAAACCCCCATTGGCAAAATGCCCCGCGTCGAAGCCCATGTGCAGATGCTGGAGCAGATGCTGCTGGGTCACTATCTCTGGCGGCCTGACTGGGCACTGCCCGCTGAACAGGTTTATCTGCTGGTAACAGGCGTTGCTCTGCTTGCGCTGCTCATAACCGCAGGCACAATCTGGGCAGCCCTCTTTGGCGTATTGGCGATAGGCAGCGTGCTGTGGGGCGGCTGGTTCGCCTTCACCTCCAAGCTTTGGCTGATTGATCCAGCACTGCCGGTGACCGGCCTCATCATCGTGTTCCTGATCGGCTCAACGATGAACCTCATGCGCCGCAACGCCACCGAGCGTTTCATCCGCAGCCAGTTTTCAGACCGCCTGTCCCCCAAACACATCAACACGCTGGTCCGCAATCCAGAGGCTGCCGCTCCCAGTGGCCGCGGCTCCATGGTCACGGCTCTGTCAGCCGATGTGCGGGCCTTCCACCGCGTGGCTGAACCTTTCGGAGAAGACGCAAAGTCTCTTGCAAGCCTTGTGAACAACATTCACGAGCCGCTGACCCGCTGCGTGCTGCGTCACGACGGGATGGTGGACCGGTTTGTTGGCGGCGGCATAAACGCACTTTGGAATGCACCGCTAGAACGCACAGACCACACCATTCAGGCAGGCCACGCAGCCCTGCGCATGGTCGCAGAACTTGAGCCGGTCAATCGCGATCTGGAGCGTGAAGCCCAGCGCGCCCACCGCCCATTCATTCCCGTTTCCATGAGCATCGGCATTGAGCGCGGCATGGCTGTTGTCGGCAATCTTGGCGCTGAAAAAGTCTATGACTTCTCAGGCATTGGCGGTGCGGTAAATGAAGCTCAGCTACTGCAGCGTCTGTCTCGCCAATATGGCCCGGCCATCATTGTCGGCGCCGACGCCCGTGACGAAATCAAAGACAAGTTTGCACTGCTTGAAATCGACCAGCTGCGTCTGGACGGACGCATAGGCCCTTGGCGCGTTTACGCGCTGCTTGGCGATCCCATCATGGGAGCCAGCCCGAAGTTCAAGGCTCTGGACGAAGCCCACAACGCCCTCTTCAAGGCCTATCGCGCACGAGAGTGGAACACCGCTCGTCAGATATCAGCCCAATGCCGGAAACTCTCCGGTGCCATTCCAACGCTGTATGACCTCTATGACGAGCGCATCAAACGGCTGGAAACCAATCCGCCTGCGGATGATTGGGATGGCGTGCACGAAATTGCAGATCTGCTGTCGCCAGCAAAGTCGAAAGTCTCCATCGGCAAGCCGGAACCTGCCGAGCTCGGCGAAGCGCAGGTCTAG
- a CDS encoding NAD(P)-dependent alcohol dehydrogenase: MRAIEIQGAFGLDNLALVERDVPKAGPGQIVVRLKAACLNFRDFATVLGLGGQYPLPLVPLSDSVGTVSEVGEGVTRVAAGDRVCPTFFPTWHAGGPTIEGLSKALGGSLDGCAQDYLLIGEDGVVKVPEYMTDMEAAMLPCAALTAWRALMVEGNLKAGDTVLVQGTGGVSMFALQFAKAAGARVIATSSSDEKLERAKALGADDVINYKSTPDWGVAARGFTDGVGVDHVVEVGGAETFTQSLSAIRVGGHVAVIGLLSGMMKDMNVATMFSQNARIHGITVGNRTQFEDMLKAMALHEIHPVIDKTFALEDLKAGLEHMGSGAHFGKIGIEIAS, from the coding sequence ATGCGGGCAATTGAAATTCAAGGCGCTTTCGGGCTCGATAATCTGGCGCTGGTGGAGCGGGACGTTCCCAAGGCGGGTCCCGGACAGATCGTGGTGCGGCTGAAAGCGGCCTGCCTCAACTTCCGCGACTTTGCGACGGTGCTTGGCCTGGGTGGCCAGTACCCATTGCCGCTTGTGCCGCTTTCTGACTCTGTCGGCACGGTGAGCGAAGTAGGTGAGGGCGTGACGCGGGTTGCAGCGGGTGACCGTGTGTGCCCGACATTCTTTCCAACCTGGCATGCGGGTGGTCCCACCATTGAAGGTCTGTCCAAGGCGCTGGGCGGATCGCTTGATGGCTGCGCGCAGGACTATCTGCTGATCGGCGAAGATGGCGTGGTCAAAGTGCCTGAGTACATGACCGACATGGAAGCTGCGATGCTTCCGTGTGCGGCGCTGACCGCGTGGCGGGCTTTGATGGTTGAAGGCAACCTCAAGGCGGGCGACACGGTGCTGGTGCAGGGGACCGGTGGCGTATCCATGTTTGCCCTTCAGTTTGCCAAAGCGGCAGGCGCGCGCGTGATTGCCACGTCGTCCTCCGACGAAAAACTCGAGCGCGCAAAGGCGCTGGGGGCGGATGATGTCATCAACTACAAATCCACACCTGACTGGGGCGTTGCAGCACGCGGGTTTACGGATGGTGTTGGCGTTGACCACGTGGTGGAAGTCGGCGGTGCTGAAACATTCACCCAGTCACTGAGTGCCATTCGCGTTGGTGGTCATGTGGCGGTGATCGGTCTTTTGTCGGGCATGATGAAAGACATGAATGTGGCGACGATGTTCTCCCAGAATGCGCGCATTCACGGGATTACGGTTGGCAATCGCACGCAGTTTGAAGACATGCTCAAGGCCATGGCCCTGCATGAAATACATCCTGTCATCGACAAGACCTTTGCGCTGGAAGATCTCAAGGCAGGCCTCGAGCACATGGGCTCGGGCGCTCATTTCGGGAAGATCGGCATTGAGATTGCCAGCTAG
- a CDS encoding TauD/TfdA family dioxygenase, producing MGDPATKSDAPFEVVPTGAAVGAEIRGLDVRTLDDATFLALRQEWLTHKVLLFRGQSMSDDDLVAFAKRFGPLDLAPASATDNVGSQEKSRPDIWIISNVVEDGKPIGALGSDEAEWHTDMSYVDEPPMASVLYSLEIPPSGGDTSFANMVTALEALPDDLRAKIEGRVANHDSSYTSVGELRVGAEPVTDVTKAPGARHPIIRTHPESGEKALYLGRRSNGWIVDMDSAENETLLDALWAHCADPRFSWSHQWRKGDLLIWDNRSLNHKREAFDPMSRRVMHRCQIKGDTPR from the coding sequence ATGGGTGATCCTGCAACGAAGAGTGACGCGCCTTTTGAAGTTGTGCCTACGGGTGCAGCTGTTGGTGCTGAAATTCGCGGACTTGATGTGCGGACGCTGGATGACGCTACGTTTTTGGCGCTGCGTCAGGAGTGGCTTACCCACAAGGTGCTGCTGTTCCGTGGTCAGTCGATGAGCGACGATGATCTGGTTGCATTTGCCAAACGCTTTGGACCGCTTGATCTGGCACCGGCCAGCGCAACAGACAATGTGGGCTCTCAGGAAAAATCCCGGCCCGATATCTGGATTATTTCCAACGTTGTTGAAGATGGAAAACCCATCGGCGCGTTGGGCTCGGATGAGGCTGAATGGCACACGGACATGTCCTATGTGGATGAGCCGCCTATGGCGAGCGTTCTGTACTCACTGGAGATCCCGCCAAGCGGCGGTGACACCAGTTTTGCCAACATGGTAACGGCGCTTGAAGCGCTTCCTGATGACCTTCGGGCAAAGATCGAAGGCCGTGTTGCCAATCATGACTCCAGCTATACCAGTGTAGGTGAATTGCGCGTGGGTGCTGAGCCTGTGACGGATGTAACCAAGGCACCGGGTGCCCGGCATCCGATCATCCGCACGCATCCTGAGAGTGGTGAGAAGGCACTTTATCTTGGGCGTCGCAGCAATGGCTGGATCGTGGATATGGACAGCGCCGAGAACGAGACCCTGCTCGATGCCCTTTGGGCGCATTGCGCGGATCCGCGCTTTTCATGGTCCCATCAGTGGCGCAAGGGCGACTTGCTGATTTGGGACAACCGGTCCCTCAATCACAAGCGTGAAGCTTTTGACCCGATGTCCCGGCGCGTGATGCATCGCTGCCAGATCAAGGGTGACACGCCACGCTAG
- a CDS encoding MFS transporter — protein MTMSLEHRYAFAYGAIFLAMGTFLPYFPVWLESRGLSPYDIGLLFAISGVVRMGTMPVIAYLADRAGAPVRVLRVLTAVTLVANVVYLATGSFWPILAVLMVMTVFGPPIMPLTDALAMRDSEAGRLVYGRARAWGSVAFIVANLSVGVALGSLGPDLVIWVIVFGGALNFAAYLLLTDKPDGDADISGVGRVDIASALRLVRSPVFLVFAFAAASVQATHAVYYAFGTLHWQSLGLSDGVIGALWAWAVVVEVVLLWKAAPIVARFGPAMLIGLAACGGIVRWTIMAFDPPFWSLPLLQCLHAMTFALAHLGIMQFLVRGVPPQLASTAQSVYSALASGIVMAGATYASGRFYEDFGGLTYLAMTALAVLACGAAFLGHRIWNGGRIDG, from the coding sequence ATGACTATGTCGCTGGAACACCGATATGCGTTTGCCTATGGGGCGATCTTCCTCGCCATGGGGACGTTCCTTCCCTATTTCCCCGTGTGGCTCGAGTCCCGCGGACTGTCGCCGTACGACATAGGGTTGCTGTTTGCGATATCCGGTGTTGTCCGCATGGGAACGATGCCGGTGATCGCCTATCTGGCGGATCGGGCCGGTGCGCCGGTGCGGGTGTTGCGTGTGCTGACCGCGGTCACGCTGGTGGCCAATGTCGTCTATCTCGCCACCGGCAGCTTCTGGCCGATCCTTGCCGTGCTGATGGTGATGACTGTGTTCGGGCCGCCGATCATGCCGCTTACAGACGCGCTTGCCATGCGGGACAGCGAAGCAGGCAGGCTCGTGTATGGACGGGCGCGGGCGTGGGGGTCTGTCGCTTTCATTGTTGCCAATCTGAGCGTCGGCGTTGCGCTTGGCAGCCTTGGTCCTGATCTCGTGATCTGGGTGATCGTGTTTGGCGGGGCGCTCAACTTTGCCGCCTATCTGCTGCTGACCGACAAACCCGACGGGGACGCTGACATCAGCGGTGTGGGGCGGGTGGATATCGCCAGCGCGTTGCGGCTGGTTCGATCACCTGTGTTTCTGGTCTTTGCGTTTGCCGCGGCGAGCGTGCAGGCGACCCATGCGGTGTATTATGCCTTTGGCACCCTGCACTGGCAGTCGCTTGGTCTCAGCGATGGCGTCATTGGCGCGTTGTGGGCGTGGGCGGTGGTTGTGGAAGTTGTGCTGCTCTGGAAGGCAGCGCCGATCGTGGCGCGGTTTGGTCCTGCGATGCTGATCGGGCTTGCGGCGTGTGGTGGTATCGTGCGGTGGACCATCATGGCATTTGATCCACCGTTCTGGTCCTTGCCTTTGTTGCAGTGTCTGCACGCCATGACGTTTGCTCTGGCGCATCTTGGGATCATGCAGTTTCTGGTGCGTGGGGTGCCGCCGCAGCTCGCATCAACCGCACAAAGCGTTTACTCGGCTCTGGCCAGCGGCATTGTCATGGCCGGGGCGACCTATGCGTCCGGGCGGTTTTATGAGGACTTTGGCGGGCTGACCTACCTTGCGATGACCGCCCTAGCTGTGCTTGCTTGCGGCGCGGCCTTTTTGGGCCACCGTATTTGGAATGGAGGCCGGATCGATGGGTGA
- a CDS encoding sulfatase has protein sequence MDRTKTKNVIVLLFDSLNRHMLGSYGGDEFETPNFDAFAKHALKFNRHFTGSLPCMPARHDILVGAMDFLWRPWGSIEIWEDAITYAMRRKGVTTMLVADHPHLFETGGENYHTDFKAWDYLRGHESDPWKTRPDPSWQGTPHFIPREMPYDNSRGYFGGEEDFPGPRTMRATADWLRDHAPHHDNFFLFVDEFDPHEPFDTPDKWSKMYDEDWDKDPLIWPPYAVGAVEQGLISEREGKQIRAQYGAKLSMIDHWFGKVMQTLEETGRLDDTMIILTTDHGHYLGEKDIWGKPGTPVQKTLGHIPLYIGGPGITPGETDALTTSVDIFATLANLYDLDVRQRTHGKSLLPVLSDTSTGVRDYVLTGVWGREVQVTDGKHLFARAPSEENTPLAMYSNRWSTMPIHVNGPDGKEIHTQDIFPLPDDRAELRKVPGSNVPVIRQPFVPGDMLPFWAGRKFTGDHLYDLSAPVGEEPDRADSSDTKTYKDLLRHALDDVEAPQEQYERLGVS, from the coding sequence TTGGACCGTACCAAGACAAAGAACGTCATCGTCCTTTTGTTCGACAGCCTGAACAGGCACATGCTGGGCAGCTATGGAGGCGACGAGTTCGAGACCCCCAATTTTGACGCCTTCGCCAAACACGCCCTCAAGTTCAATCGCCACTTCACCGGCTCCCTGCCCTGCATGCCCGCCCGGCACGATATTCTGGTCGGCGCCATGGACTTTCTCTGGCGCCCCTGGGGCTCCATCGAAATCTGGGAAGACGCCATCACCTACGCCATGCGGCGCAAGGGCGTCACCACCATGCTGGTTGCCGACCACCCGCACCTGTTCGAAACGGGGGGCGAGAACTACCACACTGACTTCAAGGCGTGGGATTATTTGCGCGGCCATGAAAGCGATCCGTGGAAGACCAGGCCCGACCCCAGCTGGCAGGGCACACCGCATTTCATTCCCCGCGAGATGCCCTACGACAATTCACGCGGCTATTTTGGCGGGGAGGAAGATTTTCCCGGCCCGCGCACCATGCGCGCCACCGCCGACTGGCTGCGCGACCATGCCCCCCACCACGACAATTTCTTTTTGTTCGTGGATGAGTTTGACCCCCATGAGCCGTTCGATACGCCGGACAAATGGTCGAAGATGTATGATGAGGACTGGGACAAGGACCCGCTCATCTGGCCGCCCTATGCGGTGGGTGCCGTGGAACAGGGCTTGATCTCCGAACGCGAAGGCAAGCAGATCCGCGCTCAATATGGCGCCAAGCTCTCCATGATTGACCACTGGTTCGGCAAGGTGATGCAAACACTTGAGGAGACCGGCCGCCTCGACGACACCATGATCATCCTAACCACCGACCACGGCCACTATCTCGGCGAGAAGGACATATGGGGCAAACCGGGCACGCCGGTTCAAAAGACCCTGGGCCACATCCCGCTCTACATTGGCGGGCCCGGCATCACGCCCGGCGAGACCGATGCCCTGACCACCAGCGTCGACATTTTCGCGACACTGGCAAACCTCTATGACCTCGACGTGCGCCAGCGCACCCACGGCAAGTCACTGCTGCCTGTCCTTTCTGACACATCAACGGGTGTCCGCGACTATGTGCTGACCGGCGTGTGGGGCCGCGAGGTTCAGGTGACAGATGGCAAGCATCTATTTGCCCGCGCACCGTCCGAGGAAAACACGCCGCTGGCCATGTATTCCAACCGCTGGTCCACCATGCCGATCCACGTCAACGGACCCGACGGCAAGGAAATCCATACACAGGATATCTTCCCGCTGCCCGATGACCGGGCGGAGTTGCGCAAGGTGCCCGGCTCAAATGTGCCTGTAATCCGTCAGCCCTTCGTACCTGGCGACATGCTGCCCTTCTGGGCCGGGCGCAAATTTACCGGTGACCATCTCTACGACCTGTCAGCCCCCGTGGGAGAAGAGCCTGATCGTGCGGACAGCAGTGACACCAAGACGTACAAAGACCTCCTGCGCCACGCGCTGGATGATGTAGAGGCTCCGCAGGAGCAGTATGAGCGGCTAGGCGTCAGCTAG
- a CDS encoding phosphotransferase family protein translates to MSETQPLEPALVDLAARFGDYLEAHMPDVTTADVEAMERIHGGASRETFRVKVHLRTDPTKPGEHRGLILRRDPVGSLIDTDRDVEFNAYRAFFDTTVPVPEALFLEMDTKWLDRPFFVMSEIPTGEAQSPFAPDPYGELAPKLGEQFWRHLGTISGADPHANGLAEKMEAPALDACWQKELAYWEGVIDGDQLEPHPIARAAIRKLRRSPPPPAQKLSVIHGDYRIGNFMSDEQGDFTAVLDWEMCHLGDPLEDLAWALDPIWAATDPNVPASLINRDEGIALWEKSSGLKADPAALAWWELFSNVKGLGIWISSSHEYATGDNKDPILAFSGLFCTAKHNEIVAAKLLKSFEEAH, encoded by the coding sequence ATGAGTGAGACGCAACCTCTGGAGCCGGCGCTCGTCGATCTTGCCGCCCGCTTTGGTGATTACCTTGAAGCGCATATGCCGGATGTGACGACAGCGGATGTGGAAGCCATGGAGCGCATTCATGGTGGGGCATCGCGTGAGACGTTCCGGGTCAAGGTGCATCTGCGTACGGACCCGACGAAGCCTGGCGAACACCGCGGACTGATCCTGCGGCGGGACCCGGTGGGCAGCCTGATCGACACGGACCGCGATGTGGAGTTCAACGCCTATCGCGCGTTCTTCGATACGACTGTGCCGGTTCCCGAAGCGCTGTTTCTGGAAATGGACACCAAGTGGCTGGATCGGCCGTTCTTCGTGATGTCGGAGATCCCGACCGGCGAAGCGCAGTCTCCCTTTGCGCCGGACCCCTATGGAGAACTGGCGCCCAAGCTGGGTGAACAGTTCTGGCGCCATCTGGGGACGATCTCCGGGGCGGACCCACACGCAAACGGTCTTGCCGAGAAGATGGAGGCCCCGGCGCTGGATGCGTGCTGGCAGAAGGAACTCGCCTACTGGGAAGGCGTGATTGACGGCGATCAGCTCGAACCACACCCGATAGCAAGGGCTGCCATCCGCAAGCTGCGCCGGTCCCCGCCGCCGCCTGCACAAAAGCTGTCGGTCATCCATGGCGATTATCGCATCGGCAACTTCATGAGTGACGAGCAGGGCGACTTTACGGCCGTGCTCGACTGGGAGATGTGCCATCTGGGTGATCCGCTTGAGGATCTGGCCTGGGCGCTTGATCCGATCTGGGCAGCGACGGACCCCAATGTGCCTGCGTCCCTGATCAACCGGGACGAAGGTATTGCCCTTTGGGAAAAATCCTCCGGTCTCAAGGCGGACCCGGCAGCGCTGGCGTGGTGGGAGTTGTTCTCCAACGTCAAAGGTCTGGGTATCTGGATATCGTCGAGCCACGAATATGCGACCGGCGACAATAAGGACCCGATCCTCGCGTTCTCCGGCCTGTTCTGCACGGCCAAACACAATGAGATTGTGGCGGCCAAGCTGCTCAAGAGTTTTGAGGAGGCGCACTGA
- a CDS encoding DUF423 domain-containing protein, with product MKLWLTLAALNGFIAVAAGAFGAHGLQGRVGERALAAFETGAQYHMYHALALIGVAWLASISTQTGITATGTHIAGWAFLTGIILFSGSLYFYGLTESRALVLITPLGGLAFLVGWGTLLYAAIKST from the coding sequence ATGAAACTCTGGCTGACCCTCGCCGCCTTGAACGGATTCATCGCAGTTGCCGCAGGGGCATTCGGGGCTCACGGGCTTCAGGGACGTGTCGGCGAGCGCGCATTGGCAGCATTTGAAACCGGCGCGCAATATCACATGTATCACGCCCTGGCTTTGATTGGCGTTGCCTGGCTCGCCAGCATCAGCACACAAACCGGAATCACAGCCACGGGAACACATATTGCGGGGTGGGCGTTCCTGACCGGTATCATCCTGTTCTCAGGATCGCTGTATTTCTACGGCCTGACAGAAAGCCGCGCGCTGGTGCTCATTACACCGCTGGGCGGCCTTGCCTTCCTTGTAGGCTGGGGAACCCTTTTGTACGCCGCGATCAAAAGCACCTAG